One window of Daphnia carinata strain CSIRO-1 chromosome 7, CSIRO_AGI_Dcar_HiC_V3, whole genome shotgun sequence genomic DNA carries:
- the LOC130689939 gene encoding uncharacterized protein LOC130689939 isoform X2: protein MAVIQLLQLLLTLHLLMIVSAGTNVNRQLDIPAFQSFFSQASSQRSKDDVKTKINTGSVVSSELEGPPVSSEVGVNDTLANNENLIPIRDSKSGTEVNHVNVPRITELRNVSGYQQPSSSLIKGGFSPSLPIPSTVLEKKGQDFEFKPMLNSSSHGSTLLNNARVGGTPNQYTAFGGKSELIRLRPDQPISVKSSNFRAISSRNHPTTSSVTQSSKVASTRAISNHKYVNTHTVPAKTVNYNDWIPISPPIQLTVTSLNSQTVTNKPPSSKGLLQSTTSSPSTTTLKREEYKIEETENKTKEKVQFGSSPVTASNGDVREVDNDSNPSFLRGFSFKKPSTPLYGQVLYPPRKYAPAKRPITKYASKIPVVSVPPKNVGEIIAGGAGAQPPIQPVHQPVHQYNPPPGQRPFKPLVNVPHTTMNSGYGLSENSLNGNGGVKEVTNVGFANPFQPIKTNSSPELPTLRQFSGPVNGNPPHSPIQTNFDDGYVDDVGTVSSFSYFRNLESEISGPKGFDNAFSIHAGRNIAKEFNKNMFDHTGFPGNGQSAKSNKNHGISGGKY, encoded by the exons TA cTTCAATTACTGCTCACCCTGCACCTTTTAATGATTGTGTCAGCGGGAACGAATGTCAACAGACAATTGGATATTCCCGCCTTTCAATCATTCTT TTCGCAAGCTTCATCGCAACGCTCAAAGGATGACgttaaaacgaaaatcaatACCGGATCTGTTGTTTCAAGTGAACTTGAAGGTCCGCCCGTTAGCTCAGAAGTCGGAGTTAATGACACACTGGCAAACAACGAGAACCTCATTCCGATACGTGATTCTAAATCTGGAACAGAAGTGAACCATGTAAATGTTCCAAGAATTACGGAATTAAGGAACGTGTCAGGATATCAGCAACCATCATCCAGTTTGATTAAAGGGGGATTCTCTCCTTCTTTACCTATCCCATCGACAGTACTAGAGAAGAAGGGACAggattttgaatttaaacCCATGCTCAATAGCAGCTCTCACGGATCCACTCTG CTTAACAATGCCAGAGTTGGCGGAACCCCGAACCAATACACCGCTTTTGGCGGAAAATCAG AACTCATACGACTTCGACCGGACCAACCTATCTCAGTTAAATCTTCAAATTTTCGTGCAATTTCGTCCAGGAATCATCCGACCACTTCTTCCGTCACCCAGTCCAGCAAAGTGGCGTCAACCCGCGCAATATCAAACCACAAATACGTTAACACCCATACAGTGCCTGCCAAAACAGTGAATTATAACGATTGGATTCCGATAAGTCCACCTATACAATTAACAGTAACTTCATTGAACTCTCAAACGGTGACTAATAAACCACCTAGTTCAAAAGGGCTGCTTCAGTCTACAACTAGCAGTCCGAGCACTACAACGCTTAAAAGAG AAGAAtacaaaattgaagaaacagagaacaaaacaaaagaaaaagtacaaTTTGGAAGTTCACCAGTGACGGCCTCGAATGGAGATGTTCGGGAAGTGGATAACGACAGCAATCCTAGTTTCTTAAGAGGATTTAGCTTCAAAAAGCCTAGTACACCTTTGTACGGACAAGTACTCTACCCACCTCGG AAATACGCTCCAGCAAAACGCCCAATAACCAAGTATGCCTCCAAAATTCCAGTCGTTTCAGTACCGCCCAAAAATGTCGGCGAAATCATTGCTGGAGGAGCAG GTGCACAGCCGCCAATTCAACCCGTGCATCAACCCGTGCACCAGTATAACCCCCCGCCAGGCCAACGGCCATTTAAACCTCTGGTTAATGTACCTCATACAACTATGAATAGCGGTTACGGGTTATCGGAAAATAGCCTAAACGGAAATGGTGGTGTC AAAGAAGTTACCAATGTAGGTTTTGCGAATCCATTTCAGCCGATAAAAACCAATAGTAGCCCAGAACTTCCCACCTTAAGACAGTTCAGCGGTCCAGTCAACGGCAATCCTCCGCACTCGCCCATTCAGACGAACTTTGACGATGGTTATGTTGACG ATGTTGGTACAGTCAGCTCATTCAGCTACTTTCGCAACCTGGAATCTGAAATATCTGGGCCCAAAGGTTTTGACAATGCTTTCAGCATTCATGCCGGACGGAACATAGCGAaggaattcaataaaaatatgttCGATCATACTGGCTTTCCTGGTAATGGTCAAAGCGCCAAAAGCAATAAGAACCATGGGATAAGCGGAGGAAAGTACTAA
- the LOC130689843 gene encoding peroxisomal acyl-coenzyme A oxidase 1-like isoform X1 has protein sequence MTAAIYENPDLKRERQSCNFNKDEITHLIDGNIEKTKYRRELVEYILSDPSLKDPIPVEYLSHEERYAAELKKACLLVQKMKEPVPQEAKYETLRKRQESGKPLDIGVGPSSVILKEGNSLGLHFVMFIPAIIGQGNTEQQNKWLPRALNLEIIGTYAQTELGHGTFLRGLETKATYDPDTKEFVLETPSLSAYKWWPGGLGKTANYAVVMAQLYTQGKCEGIHPFLVQLRDENTHEPLPGVSVGEIGPKLGLNSNDNGYLGFDRVRIPRDQLLMKHSQVLEDGTYVKPKNTKLGYATMVYVRVFIVQDMAQLLRKAVTIATRYSCVRHQSELKPGEPEPQILDYKAQQNKVFPALAASFAFHFAAEKVWNLYHLATENIGKGDLQMLPDLHGMSCAMKALSASETAKFVETLRQSCGGHGYMVNSGFPRLYAVATASETYEGENTVLWLQVARYLIKTRMDGSGGQSVAYLIGSNLPDNKVIELSLDGIINLFQRVAAGYVDVAMRDLEEHDRQGMASYDAWNHASVQLIRAAQAHARYLVADCFVRAVKEDKFSGPVRSILNHLCEFILIYWLVERSGDFFMFAELKPEHLSQLQAKYMELLSIIRGYAVNVVDSFDIRDEALGSVLGCWDGNAYQRLFDEASKSPLNQTSVHRESFEKYLKPLMQSKL, from the exons ATGACAGCAGCTATTTATGAAAACCCcgatttgaaaagagaaaggcaATCTTGTAACTTCAACAAGGATGAAATTACCCACTTGATTGATGGtaatatagaaaaaacaaaatatcgaCGTGAACTAG TTGAGTACATTTTGTCTGACCCAAGCCTGAAGGATCCAATTCCTGTGGAATATTTAAGTCACGAAGAAAGATATGCTGCTGAGCTAAAGAAAGCTTGTTTACTAGTACAGAAAATGAAGGAGCCTGTGCCCCAAGAAGCTAAATATGAAACTCtgag GAAAAGGCAAGAAAGTGGTAAACCCCTTGATATTGGTGTTGGCCCATCATCTGTCATTCTTAAGGAAGGAAATTCCTTAGGACTCCACTTTGTAATGTTTATACCTGCTATTATCGGCCAAGGGAATACTGAGCAGCAAAACAAGTGGCTTCCACGTGCCTTAAATCTTGAAATAATAGGAACATATGCTCAG ACGGAGCTTGGCCATGGAACTTTCCTTCGTGGGCTTGAAACTAAAGCTACGTATGATCCAGACACTAAGGAGTTTGTTCTAGAAACCCCTTCATTATCTGCCTACAAATG GTGGCCAGGAGGGT TGGGGAAAACAGCTAATTATGCAGTCGTGATGGCGCAACTTTATACACAAGGAAAATGCGAGGGAATTCATCCGTTTTTGGTTCAGTTACGGGATGAAAACACTCACGAACCATTACCAG GAGTTTCTGTGGGCGAAATTGGTCCGAAATTAGGTTTGAATTCAAATGACAACGGCTATTTAGGGTTTGATAGAGTACGGATTCCCCGGGACCAACTACTTATGAAGCATTCACAAGTCCTTGAG GATGGAACTTACGTCAAACCGAAGAATACTAAACTTGGCTATGCAACGATGGTCTACGTGCGTGTCTTCATTGTGCAG GATATGGCGCAACTACTACGTAAGGCAGTCACTATAGCTACCCGATACAGCTGTGTAAGACATCAGTCGGAGTTAAAACCAGG AGAACCTGAACCACAAATTCTTGATTACAAAGCGCAACAAAACAAAGTGTTTCCTGCTTTAGCTGCAAGCTTCGCATTCCATTTTGCCGCGGAAAAAGTTTGGAATTTGTACCATCTTGCAACTGAAAATATCGGCAAGGGCGACCTGCAGATGCTGCCTGAC CTTCATGGAATGTCGTGTGCCATGAAAGCGCTATCGGCAAGTGAAACGGCTAAATTTGTTGAAACTTTACGCCAGTCATGTGGTGGTCACGGATATATGG TCAACAGCGGCTTTCCACGATTGTATGCAGTAGCTACAGCTTCAGAGACATACGAAGGAGAAAATACTGTTTTATGGTTACAAGTTGCCAG GTATCTAATCAAAACACGCATGGACGGTTCGGGAGGCCAGAGCGTAGCCTACTTGATTGGTTCCAATTTACCAGACAATAAAGTGATTGAACTTAGTCTAGACGGTATTATTAATCTCTTTCAGAGAGTTGCTGCGGG TTATGTAGATGTTGCCATGAGAGATCTTGAAGAACATGATCGCCAAGGCATGGCATCCTATGACGCATGGAATCACGCGTCCGTCCAATTAATCAGGGCAGCTCAAGCTCATGCACGTTATCTCGTGGCTGACTGCTTTGTACGCGCCGTCAAAGAAGACAAGTTCTCCGGGCCGGTTCGTTCAATCCTTAACCACCTTTGTGAATTCATCCTCATTTATTGGCTAGTAGAGCGTAGCGGTGATTTTTTCATG TTTGCAGAGCTCAAACCAGAGCATCTATCACAGCTTCAAGCTAAGTACATGGAATTACTTAGCATAATCAGGGGCTATGCCGTAAACGTTGTTGATTCGTTCGATATACGTGATGAAGCACTTGGCTCCGTCCTCGGTTGCTGGGATGGCAACGCTTATCAAAGACTTTTCGATGAAGCATCTAAAAGTCCTTTGAATCAAACTTCTGTTCACAGAGAGTCATTTGAGAAATATTTGAAGCCTTTGATGCAATCAAAGTtgtag
- the LOC130689939 gene encoding uncharacterized protein LOC130689939 isoform X1, whose product MAVIQLLQLLLTLHLLMIVSAGTNVNRQLDIPAFQSFFSQASSQRSKDDVKTKINTGSVVSSELEGPPVSSEVGVNDTLANNENLIPIRDSKSGTEVNHVNVPRITELRNVSGYQQPSSSLIKGGFSPSLPIPSTVLEKKGQDFEFKPMLNSSSHGSTLLNNARVGGTPNQYTAFGGKSELIRLRPDQPISVKSSNFRAISSRNHPTTSSVTQSSKVASTRAISNHKYVNTHTVPAKTVNYNDWIPISPPIQLTVTSLNSQTVTNKPPSSKGLLQSTTSSPSTTTLKREEEYKIEETENKTKEKVQFGSSPVTASNGDVREVDNDSNPSFLRGFSFKKPSTPLYGQVLYPPRKYAPAKRPITKYASKIPVVSVPPKNVGEIIAGGAGAQPPIQPVHQPVHQYNPPPGQRPFKPLVNVPHTTMNSGYGLSENSLNGNGGVKEVTNVGFANPFQPIKTNSSPELPTLRQFSGPVNGNPPHSPIQTNFDDGYVDDVGTVSSFSYFRNLESEISGPKGFDNAFSIHAGRNIAKEFNKNMFDHTGFPGNGQSAKSNKNHGISGGKY is encoded by the exons TA cTTCAATTACTGCTCACCCTGCACCTTTTAATGATTGTGTCAGCGGGAACGAATGTCAACAGACAATTGGATATTCCCGCCTTTCAATCATTCTT TTCGCAAGCTTCATCGCAACGCTCAAAGGATGACgttaaaacgaaaatcaatACCGGATCTGTTGTTTCAAGTGAACTTGAAGGTCCGCCCGTTAGCTCAGAAGTCGGAGTTAATGACACACTGGCAAACAACGAGAACCTCATTCCGATACGTGATTCTAAATCTGGAACAGAAGTGAACCATGTAAATGTTCCAAGAATTACGGAATTAAGGAACGTGTCAGGATATCAGCAACCATCATCCAGTTTGATTAAAGGGGGATTCTCTCCTTCTTTACCTATCCCATCGACAGTACTAGAGAAGAAGGGACAggattttgaatttaaacCCATGCTCAATAGCAGCTCTCACGGATCCACTCTG CTTAACAATGCCAGAGTTGGCGGAACCCCGAACCAATACACCGCTTTTGGCGGAAAATCAG AACTCATACGACTTCGACCGGACCAACCTATCTCAGTTAAATCTTCAAATTTTCGTGCAATTTCGTCCAGGAATCATCCGACCACTTCTTCCGTCACCCAGTCCAGCAAAGTGGCGTCAACCCGCGCAATATCAAACCACAAATACGTTAACACCCATACAGTGCCTGCCAAAACAGTGAATTATAACGATTGGATTCCGATAAGTCCACCTATACAATTAACAGTAACTTCATTGAACTCTCAAACGGTGACTAATAAACCACCTAGTTCAAAAGGGCTGCTTCAGTCTACAACTAGCAGTCCGAGCACTACAACGCTTAAAAGAG AAGAAGAAtacaaaattgaagaaacagagaacaaaacaaaagaaaaagtacaaTTTGGAAGTTCACCAGTGACGGCCTCGAATGGAGATGTTCGGGAAGTGGATAACGACAGCAATCCTAGTTTCTTAAGAGGATTTAGCTTCAAAAAGCCTAGTACACCTTTGTACGGACAAGTACTCTACCCACCTCGG AAATACGCTCCAGCAAAACGCCCAATAACCAAGTATGCCTCCAAAATTCCAGTCGTTTCAGTACCGCCCAAAAATGTCGGCGAAATCATTGCTGGAGGAGCAG GTGCACAGCCGCCAATTCAACCCGTGCATCAACCCGTGCACCAGTATAACCCCCCGCCAGGCCAACGGCCATTTAAACCTCTGGTTAATGTACCTCATACAACTATGAATAGCGGTTACGGGTTATCGGAAAATAGCCTAAACGGAAATGGTGGTGTC AAAGAAGTTACCAATGTAGGTTTTGCGAATCCATTTCAGCCGATAAAAACCAATAGTAGCCCAGAACTTCCCACCTTAAGACAGTTCAGCGGTCCAGTCAACGGCAATCCTCCGCACTCGCCCATTCAGACGAACTTTGACGATGGTTATGTTGACG ATGTTGGTACAGTCAGCTCATTCAGCTACTTTCGCAACCTGGAATCTGAAATATCTGGGCCCAAAGGTTTTGACAATGCTTTCAGCATTCATGCCGGACGGAACATAGCGAaggaattcaataaaaatatgttCGATCATACTGGCTTTCCTGGTAATGGTCAAAGCGCCAAAAGCAATAAGAACCATGGGATAAGCGGAGGAAAGTACTAA
- the LOC130689843 gene encoding probable peroxisomal acyl-coenzyme A oxidase 1 isoform X2 — protein sequence MTAAIYENPDLKRERQSCNFNKDEITHLIDGNIEKTKYRRELVEYILSDPSLKDPIPVEYLSHEERYAAELKKACLLVQKMKEPVPQEAKYETLRKRQESGKPLDIGVGPSSVILKEGNSLGLHFVMFIPAIIGQGNTEQQNKWLPRALNLEIIGTYAQTELGHGTFLRGLETKATYDPDTKEFVLETPSLSAYKWWPGGLGKTANYAVVMAQLYTQGKCEGIHPFLVQLRDENTHEPLPGVSVGEIGPKLGLNSNDNGYLGFDRVRIPRDQLLMKHSQVLEDGTYVKPKNTKLGYATMVYVRVFIVQDMAQLLRKAVTIATRYSCVRHQSELKPGEPEPQILDYKAQQNKVFPALAASFAFHFAAEKVWNLYHLATENIGKGDLQMLPDLHGMSCAMKALSASETAKFVETLRQSCGGHGYMVNSGFPRLYAVATASETYEGENTVLWLQVARYLIKTRMDGSGGQSVAYLIGSNLPDNKVIELSLDGIINLFQRVAAGYVDVAMRDLEEHDRQGMASYDAWNHASVQLIRAAQAHARYLVADCFVRAVKEDKFSGPVRSILNHLCEFILIYWLVERSGDFFMF from the exons ATGACAGCAGCTATTTATGAAAACCCcgatttgaaaagagaaaggcaATCTTGTAACTTCAACAAGGATGAAATTACCCACTTGATTGATGGtaatatagaaaaaacaaaatatcgaCGTGAACTAG TTGAGTACATTTTGTCTGACCCAAGCCTGAAGGATCCAATTCCTGTGGAATATTTAAGTCACGAAGAAAGATATGCTGCTGAGCTAAAGAAAGCTTGTTTACTAGTACAGAAAATGAAGGAGCCTGTGCCCCAAGAAGCTAAATATGAAACTCtgag GAAAAGGCAAGAAAGTGGTAAACCCCTTGATATTGGTGTTGGCCCATCATCTGTCATTCTTAAGGAAGGAAATTCCTTAGGACTCCACTTTGTAATGTTTATACCTGCTATTATCGGCCAAGGGAATACTGAGCAGCAAAACAAGTGGCTTCCACGTGCCTTAAATCTTGAAATAATAGGAACATATGCTCAG ACGGAGCTTGGCCATGGAACTTTCCTTCGTGGGCTTGAAACTAAAGCTACGTATGATCCAGACACTAAGGAGTTTGTTCTAGAAACCCCTTCATTATCTGCCTACAAATG GTGGCCAGGAGGGT TGGGGAAAACAGCTAATTATGCAGTCGTGATGGCGCAACTTTATACACAAGGAAAATGCGAGGGAATTCATCCGTTTTTGGTTCAGTTACGGGATGAAAACACTCACGAACCATTACCAG GAGTTTCTGTGGGCGAAATTGGTCCGAAATTAGGTTTGAATTCAAATGACAACGGCTATTTAGGGTTTGATAGAGTACGGATTCCCCGGGACCAACTACTTATGAAGCATTCACAAGTCCTTGAG GATGGAACTTACGTCAAACCGAAGAATACTAAACTTGGCTATGCAACGATGGTCTACGTGCGTGTCTTCATTGTGCAG GATATGGCGCAACTACTACGTAAGGCAGTCACTATAGCTACCCGATACAGCTGTGTAAGACATCAGTCGGAGTTAAAACCAGG AGAACCTGAACCACAAATTCTTGATTACAAAGCGCAACAAAACAAAGTGTTTCCTGCTTTAGCTGCAAGCTTCGCATTCCATTTTGCCGCGGAAAAAGTTTGGAATTTGTACCATCTTGCAACTGAAAATATCGGCAAGGGCGACCTGCAGATGCTGCCTGAC CTTCATGGAATGTCGTGTGCCATGAAAGCGCTATCGGCAAGTGAAACGGCTAAATTTGTTGAAACTTTACGCCAGTCATGTGGTGGTCACGGATATATGG TCAACAGCGGCTTTCCACGATTGTATGCAGTAGCTACAGCTTCAGAGACATACGAAGGAGAAAATACTGTTTTATGGTTACAAGTTGCCAG GTATCTAATCAAAACACGCATGGACGGTTCGGGAGGCCAGAGCGTAGCCTACTTGATTGGTTCCAATTTACCAGACAATAAAGTGATTGAACTTAGTCTAGACGGTATTATTAATCTCTTTCAGAGAGTTGCTGCGGG TTATGTAGATGTTGCCATGAGAGATCTTGAAGAACATGATCGCCAAGGCATGGCATCCTATGACGCATGGAATCACGCGTCCGTCCAATTAATCAGGGCAGCTCAAGCTCATGCACGTTATCTCGTGGCTGACTGCTTTGTACGCGCCGTCAAAGAAGACAAGTTCTCCGGGCCGGTTCGTTCAATCCTTAACCACCTTTGTGAATTCATCCTCATTTATTGGCTAGTAGAGCGTAGCGGTGATTTTTTCATG
- the LOC130690370 gene encoding uncharacterized protein LOC130690370, with protein sequence MEPPASGMAGIRGTQRPRSLCDSKLLSVTPHGLHHHLVQQQQQPIPHPFTPGQQFVAKRPPPPLPIGPPREPSKYRGSWPSMIYYGTDQQQDADAFVKLEQEKRAPSMAGLMNTTVPQRLAVKPSLRTGPRHTPTRNSLRHSRMICLSQQQGKVPRKYLPPVIHHYRTGSTLVVIQVLLGSVLLALAFHLLLWSPQLNIRDVPHWSGISLILSGVFGLFLLCCCRKQYPGMRGGCCVFVVRVQYIICNACLAMLTTAACVCACVFASVHVSQLMAMECQSPTMNTTLAGNTRLNSTCLCIGGERQDEVFTYDPLSCSEVLELLPIYLSTSAVTNGLAALISSWYIVLLWSNRFAYTYAGLKLSEFNANAAMPSLYQ encoded by the exons ATGGAGCCGCCGGCTAGTGGTATGGCCGGGATTCGAGGCACGCAACGGCCAAGGAGTCTGTGCGACAGTAAACTCTTGTCGGTGACGCCTCACGGACTACACCATCACTTGgtgcagcagcaacaacagcctaTCCCTCATCCGTTCACCCCAGGCCAGCAGTTTGTGGCCAAAAGACCACCACCGCCGCTCCCGATCGGCCCGCCCCGTGAGCCATCGAAATACAGAGGATCGTGGCCTAGCATGATCTACTACGGCACTGATCAGCAACAAGACGCCGACGCCTTCGTCAAGCTcgaacaagagaaaagagcGCCCAGCATGGCCGGCCTGATGAACACCACCGTCCCGCAAAGGCTGGCCGTGAAACCGAGTTTGCGGACCGGCCCACGGCACACGCCCACCCGCAATTCGTTGCGACATAGTCGCATGATTTGCCTCAGccaacaacaaggaaaag TGCCGCGAAAGTACCTACCTCCAGTGATCCACCACTATCGGACGGGTTCCACTTTGGTAGTGATTCAAGTTCTACTGGGTTCCGTTCTACTGGCGCTGGCATTTCACCTTCTCCTTTGGTCACCTCAACTCAACATTCGAGACGTGCCACACTGGAGCGGCATTTCT CTGATTTTATCCGGCGTCTTTGGGCTCTTCCTTTTATGTTGCTGCCGGAAGCAATACCCAGGGATGAGAGGCGGCTGCTGCGTCTTCGTCGTCAGAGTTCAGTATATC ATATGCAACGCATGTTTAGCCATGTTAACTACAGCAGCTTGTGTTTGCGCCTGTGTCTTCGCTAGCGTCCACGTTTCACAGCTCATGGCGATGGAATGTCAGTCACCGACGATGAACACCACACTCGCGGGAAATACCCGATTGAATTCGACCTGCTTGTGCATCGGTGGTGAACGACAGGATGAAGTTTTCACCTACGATCCGCTCTCTTGCTCCGAAGTATTGGAGCTTCTACCCATTTACCTCTCAACCTCGGCTGTCACGAATGGTTTAGCTGCGTTGATTTCAAGCTGGTACATTGTTCTGTTGTGGAGCAATCGATTCGCATACACATACGCTGGTCTCAAGCTCTCCGAATTCAATGCTAACGCGGCCATGCCCAGTTTATATcaataa
- the LOC130690099 gene encoding uncharacterized protein LOC130690099: protein MKFFYLFLFALLDVSYGCPLDCSLVSCTQSFNPFDCPDGTLYSNNAVMCGCCPGCVQLKGPNQPCQGETQLTFDVKNLFTVKGSIILNATKTPPVVASQDCAPGLKCVNTKCSAYPSQYTCNVEDINNPVWKPDCDIDGSHKAVQCKTNGADPRCFCYSKEGNRIFGFDWIENRDQMKCQCSRLVEDLKKDKKNIDLTFHCSSNGNFEPLQCNRGMCYCANVLSGQPVSYAVNAPMWKTLPCYNETTMGFNYLKTCDSQFNALALIKKEMNYHGGNPITLAAPQCDPDGSYYAKQCDGNQCYCRTRANVNIGSYSTQLNTNSELTQKCYCARDQVIFADANKAHSYQCDNGGNYEPMQTIGGAAFCVDQDGFIISDYVPIADKCTLTACKTDVMCPP, encoded by the exons atgaaatttttctacCTTTTCCTCTTTGCATTGTTGGATGTGAGCTATGGATGCCCTCTTGACTGTAGCCTAGTAAGCTGTACACAAAGCTTCAATCCTTTTGACTGTCCTGATGGTACCCTTTACTCGAACAATGCTGTAATGTGTGGTTGTTGTCCAGGATGTGTCCAACTGAAAG GACCAAATCAACCCTGTCAAGGAGAGACTCAATTAACTTTTGATGTGAAAAACCTGTTCACGGTGAAGGGCTCAATTATCCTCAATGCCACAAAAACTCCACCTGTAGTGGCAAGTCAAGATTGTGCCCCTGGATTGAAATGTGTGAACACAAAATGCTCTGCAT ATCCGTCGCAATACACCTGTAATGTTGAAGACATCAATAACCCAGTGTGGAAGCCTGATTGCGACATTGACGGATCCCACAAAGCGGTGCAATGCAAGACCAATGGAGCTGATCCACG CTGCTTCTGCTATAGCAAGGAAGGCAATCGTATCTTCGGGTTTGACTGGATCGAAAACCGCGACCAAATGAAGTGCC AATGCTCGAGGCTGGTAGAAGATCTCAagaaggacaaaaaaaacatagacCTCACCTTTCACTGTTCATCTAACGGCAATTTTGAGCCTCTGCAGTGCAACCGTGGAATGTGTTACTGTGCCAACGTGCTATCGGGCCAGCCCGTCTCCTACGCCGTAAACGCCCCAATGTGGAAAACGCTGCCATGCT ACAACGAGACCACCATGGGATTCAATTACTTGAAGACTTGTGACAGCCAGTTCAACGCTTTGGCACTcatcaaaaaggaaatgaactACCACGGAGGTAATCCAATCACGCTCGCTGCGCCTCAGTGTGACCCCGATGGATCCTACTACGCTAAACAGTGCGATGGGAACCAGTGCTATTGCCGCAC gcgggcGAATGTAAACATTGGGTCCTACTCCACCCAGCTCAACACCAATTCGGAGCTGACACAGAAATGCT ATTGCGCACGAGATCAAGTCATTTTTGCGGATGCCAATAAAGCACATAGTTACCAATGTGACAATGGTGGCAATTACGAGCCAATGCAAACCATTGGAGGGGCAGCTTTTTGCGTTGATCAGGACGGTTTCATAATCTCTGATTATGTGCCCATCGCAGACAA GTGCACTTTAACGGCATGTAAAACTGACGTCATGTGTCCGCCGTAA